One genomic window of Desulfurococcus mucosus DSM 2162 includes the following:
- a CDS encoding potassium channel family protein produces the protein MSKNLSPEQHRRLHSKFTKVKYKPISVSNVLKTIWSLSDIGLDLAFYAYFSKDSEAAERVLDINKIIDENLAQFIMHTSLAYGRTREGAEASLLAFYYGSAVDTIVDSVKDIVYTLLIGYTPGVSYEEIAPLMDGEIVAKLVVEKPVKVLDLTDAYPVDIVLSIHAGKWMLAPGPDTIIPARSTIYVRGYRENVLRLLNDHGVPLQEKLTGDELDQVLKRVIELKDYTRLMIDLAHYTLLEADPGVIEEVEDLEVYIDWRQLDTLNKLKEVSGKIDPDTFIGLSILLKELEDIADASNTISHIPSLLEELPEHYRDVFSKVFETVGERIKTVTLKREVSMDKVVAWLRKYGGMVLAVKIGDTWIAYPLAKNPALRPGDKLVIAYPTEFADEVGRLIDSQA, from the coding sequence GTGTCAAAGAATCTCTCACCTGAGCAACATAGAAGGCTTCACAGTAAATTCACGAAGGTAAAGTATAAGCCGATATCCGTCAGCAACGTATTGAAGACCATTTGGAGCCTCAGCGACATAGGGTTGGACCTAGCCTTCTACGCTTATTTCTCAAAGGACTCTGAGGCAGCTGAACGGGTCCTCGATATAAACAAGATTATTGATGAAAACCTAGCCCAGTTCATAATGCACACGAGCCTAGCCTATGGGAGGACAAGGGAGGGAGCCGAGGCTAGTCTACTAGCATTCTACTATGGATCCGCCGTGGACACAATAGTGGACAGCGTTAAAGACATAGTCTACACGCTTCTAATAGGCTACACGCCCGGCGTATCCTACGAGGAGATAGCGCCGTTAATGGATGGCGAGATCGTTGCCAAGCTGGTCGTAGAGAAGCCTGTAAAGGTACTCGACCTCACCGACGCTTACCCTGTAGACATAGTGCTCAGCATACATGCAGGTAAATGGATGCTGGCACCTGGGCCCGACACTATTATACCGGCTAGGTCAACGATATATGTGAGGGGTTACAGGGAGAACGTGTTAAGGCTGCTCAACGACCACGGGGTTCCCCTCCAGGAGAAGCTTACAGGAGACGAGCTGGATCAAGTCTTGAAAAGAGTCATCGAGTTGAAGGATTACACGAGGCTGATGATAGACCTAGCACACTACACCCTGCTGGAAGCCGATCCAGGCGTCATAGAGGAGGTGGAGGATCTAGAGGTCTACATTGACTGGAGGCAGCTAGACACGTTGAACAAGCTCAAGGAGGTCAGCGGTAAGATAGACCCCGACACCTTCATAGGGCTTTCAATACTGCTTAAGGAGCTCGAGGATATAGCGGATGCCTCGAACACTATAAGCCATATTCCCAGCCTATTAGAAGAGCTCCCCGAACACTACAGGGATGTATTCAGCAAGGTCTTTGAAACCGTGGGGGAGAGAATAAAGACAGTGACCTTGAAGAGAGAGGTCAGCATGGATAAAGTAGTGGCGTGGCTGAGAAAGTACGGTGGCATGGTTCTCGCTGTTAAAATAGGGGATACATGGATAGCCTACCCGTTGGCGAAGAACCCTGCTCTAAGGCCCGGCGACAAATTAGTCATAGCGTATCCAACGGAGTTCGCTGACGAAGTAGGAAGGTTAATCGACAGCCAGGCATAG
- a CDS encoding pyridoxal-phosphate dependent enzyme, which produces MEPGMLRARKIRLEEYLSLLGKIISEWKTPVIRAPGGVVVDEDLGVYTALREFGVRYIPVVDDAGEAGGEVPLDLLDPFHEVRGGGARVYDSVVDLVSRDLPTPLVKLKSLSRGDVRVWAKLEWYHPFSLSIKDRVAWYMLHRLLEEEGNPRKLYEASSTNTGMALVGLGNYHGVKVRVYLPSTAQRCVDYVFQAMGAEARRESTPITIGMLNKVLIEASRDGAIVLNQFENDYNFLVHLRYTAKEADYQLMSMGVRPSAVVAGLGTSGHFSALSFYFKHRYGRVKTIGVQPAQGSSIPGLRRIETGVKWLHSVEADEVVDVTLEEALKGVLHVARGDGIMPGFSSGAVAYALMKLVENGSLSGDVIVVFPDHGLKYVELLEGLLAEKCVEEAPQSWHQPYA; this is translated from the coding sequence GTGGAGCCAGGTATGCTTAGAGCACGCAAGATAAGGCTCGAAGAGTATCTCAGCCTGCTAGGGAAGATTATCTCGGAGTGGAAGACCCCGGTTATCCGGGCGCCGGGCGGCGTAGTAGTAGATGAGGATTTAGGCGTCTACACGGCGCTACGCGAGTTCGGTGTCAGGTATATCCCGGTAGTCGATGACGCGGGCGAGGCAGGGGGAGAAGTCCCACTCGACCTTCTGGATCCATTCCATGAAGTACGTGGAGGCGGGGCAAGGGTCTACGACTCCGTAGTGGATTTAGTTTCACGGGATCTCCCGACGCCACTGGTAAAGCTGAAGTCCTTGAGCAGGGGAGACGTCAGGGTGTGGGCTAAGCTGGAGTGGTATCATCCTTTCAGCCTGAGCATTAAGGACAGGGTTGCCTGGTACATGCTTCACAGGTTGCTCGAGGAGGAGGGTAATCCACGGAAGCTGTATGAAGCTTCATCAACGAACACTGGCATGGCCCTCGTGGGGCTGGGGAACTACCACGGGGTCAAGGTAAGGGTCTACCTGCCTTCAACGGCTCAGAGGTGCGTCGACTACGTGTTCCAAGCCATGGGTGCAGAGGCGAGAAGGGAGTCAACCCCTATAACGATAGGGATGCTTAACAAGGTCCTCATAGAGGCCTCCAGGGACGGCGCCATCGTATTGAACCAGTTTGAGAACGACTATAATTTCCTCGTACACCTCAGGTACACCGCTAAGGAAGCCGACTACCAGTTAATGAGCATGGGGGTCAGGCCGAGCGCCGTGGTAGCTGGGCTCGGGACAAGCGGGCATTTCTCAGCTCTCTCATTCTACTTTAAACACAGGTATGGACGTGTGAAGACCATAGGTGTTCAACCAGCTCAGGGCTCAAGCATACCGGGTCTCAGAAGGATTGAGACGGGTGTTAAATGGTTGCATAGTGTTGAAGCAGACGAAGTCGTAGATGTCACATTAGAGGAGGCGTTGAAAGGCGTATTGCATGTAGCCAGGGGAGATGGGATAATGCCGGGCTTCAGCTCTGGTGCCGTGGCATACGCGTTGATGAAGCTCGTTGAAAACGGGTCGCTGAGCGGAGACGTGATAGTTGTATTCCCGGACCACGGGTTAAAGTATGTTGAACTACTCGAAGGGCTTCTAGCGGAGAAGTGCGTTGAAGAAGCCCCGCAGAGCTGGCACCAGCCTTATGCTTAG
- a CDS encoding alpha-amylase family glycosyl hydrolase gives MGWRPVAVYATLILVLLQLTPLPIAGASIMEIYVADDQVTVVHNPLDPAYLSAADGYLIPRIRVASSLDVASGTLVADKGEYQLKPQLATNTWRVYYATIPIGEASRGLNYYFKLTLRNNTVVYVYNATASRLFNFNGSIVFRQVEWVKSRVGYQIFPDRFYNGDPSNDLKANLTDELWINEVSRGVPVFTRWDGPVTSLHCCHQYFGGDLKGVTEKLDYLKELGVGLIYLNPIFLSGSVHGYDTYDYYTVDPKFGTLEDLKTLINEAHKRGIKVIFDFVPDHVGLGFWAFQDVYRNGRNSTYWSWFIVYKWRFKLGDPTAYKCWWGIGSLPQLNVLNTEVRQYLINVALYWLSIGFDGLRIDTPLDVIDSESFFRELREAVKSRYPDAYIVGEIWDYRPEWLRGNAFDSLMNYYLGRNILLSYARGALNGYTASMKLAEYYAGIGVNVAGMGFNIIGSHDTSRVLTDLGGGGLNSTPSNESIARLKLLSTLQYTQPGMPVVFQGDERGITGRQGNHDEQRYPIQWDRLNVEVYEHYKRLGELKNTIPALSTSIIHVLGGSGGLLAYTRGYMDEVLVIANNDASTPQSYELPPGNWTLIYASNNWSEVSVEHNTVTVPPLTALILVRNTVSETTTTSTAVTSFPGTMYTETTAIPGRLEQDTRVLIIVVAVPLLLATLVLLRRHRA, from the coding sequence GTGGGCTGGAGGCCGGTTGCTGTATACGCTACTCTAATACTCGTATTACTCCAGTTGACGCCCCTACCTATCGCTGGTGCGAGCATCATGGAGATATATGTCGCCGATGACCAGGTCACCGTGGTACACAACCCCCTGGATCCAGCATACCTTTCAGCAGCCGACGGCTATTTGATCCCGAGGATAAGGGTGGCCAGCAGCCTGGATGTTGCCTCTGGGACGCTGGTAGCTGATAAAGGAGAGTACCAGTTGAAACCCCAGTTGGCGACGAACACGTGGAGAGTATACTATGCCACAATACCCATTGGTGAGGCATCCAGGGGTTTAAACTACTATTTCAAGCTCACCCTGCGGAACAACACTGTGGTGTACGTGTATAATGCGACGGCGAGCAGGCTATTCAACTTCAATGGGTCAATAGTTTTCAGGCAGGTGGAGTGGGTTAAGAGCCGGGTTGGCTACCAGATATTCCCCGATAGATTCTACAATGGTGATCCAAGCAACGATTTAAAGGCCAACCTAACGGATGAGCTATGGATAAACGAGGTTTCAAGGGGCGTACCCGTATTCACTAGGTGGGATGGCCCTGTAACATCGCTACATTGCTGCCACCAGTATTTCGGCGGCGACCTGAAGGGGGTCACAGAGAAGCTCGACTACCTCAAGGAGCTCGGTGTTGGGCTAATATATCTGAACCCTATATTCCTCTCCGGCAGCGTACACGGCTACGACACTTACGACTACTATACTGTGGACCCGAAGTTCGGGACCCTGGAAGACCTTAAAACCCTCATCAACGAGGCGCATAAACGGGGCATTAAAGTGATATTCGACTTCGTCCCAGACCACGTGGGGCTTGGATTCTGGGCTTTCCAAGACGTTTACAGGAACGGAAGGAACAGCACGTACTGGAGCTGGTTCATAGTGTATAAGTGGAGGTTCAAGCTCGGGGACCCCACCGCGTATAAGTGCTGGTGGGGGATAGGGAGCCTCCCGCAGCTGAATGTTCTGAACACTGAGGTTAGACAGTACCTGATCAATGTAGCCCTATACTGGTTAAGCATCGGCTTCGATGGGTTGAGGATTGATACTCCGCTAGACGTCATCGACTCGGAGAGCTTCTTCAGGGAGCTACGTGAAGCAGTCAAGTCGAGGTATCCCGACGCATACATTGTTGGAGAGATATGGGATTACCGTCCCGAATGGCTAAGGGGCAATGCATTCGACTCCCTTATGAACTACTATTTAGGCAGGAACATACTCCTCAGCTATGCACGTGGAGCCCTGAACGGTTACACCGCCTCAATGAAGCTTGCTGAATACTATGCCGGTATAGGTGTGAACGTGGCTGGAATGGGTTTCAACATTATTGGATCCCATGACACCTCCAGGGTTCTCACGGATCTCGGCGGGGGAGGATTGAACAGCACCCCGAGCAATGAGTCCATAGCCCGCTTAAAACTGCTTTCAACGCTACAGTATACTCAGCCCGGTATGCCAGTAGTGTTCCAGGGCGATGAAAGAGGGATCACTGGTAGACAGGGAAACCATGATGAGCAGAGATACCCTATTCAATGGGATAGGTTAAATGTAGAGGTCTACGAGCACTATAAGAGGCTGGGAGAACTCAAGAACACTATTCCAGCATTGTCAACCAGTATAATACATGTGCTGGGTGGATCAGGCGGCTTGCTTGCCTATACTAGGGGGTATATGGATGAAGTACTCGTCATCGCCAATAATGATGCATCCACACCGCAATCATACGAGCTGCCCCCGGGCAACTGGACCCTGATATATGCTAGCAATAACTGGAGCGAGGTCTCCGTCGAGCACAATACGGTTACAGTGCCGCCTTTGACAGCCCTGATACTTGTCAGGAACACTGTGTCCGAGACCACTACTACATCGACAGCTGTGACCAGCTTCCCCGGCACCATGTACACGGAAACCACCGCTATTCCAGGCCGACTGGAGCAGGACACCAGAGTGCTGATTATCGTAGTAGCCGTGCCGCTGCTCCTTGCGACACTAGTATTGCTCCGCAGGCATAGGGCTTAA
- a CDS encoding NAD-dependent epimerase/dehydratase family protein, producing the protein MSRFIVTGGAGFIGSHLVDYLVERLRAEEVIIIDNLSSGSLVNIKGHLEKGVARLVEADLVREGEWVKAFRDVDIVFHYAANPEVRVSTVEPRIHFDNNVVATFNVLEAMRVSDVKGIVFASSSTVYGEPSVIPTPEDHPLKPISVYGASKLASEALIQAYCELYGFKALILRYANIIGARSNHGVIVDFINKLRADPSRLEILGDGTQRKSYLHVSDAVEATMHLVASRLGAARGAEVYNIGNRDWVTVTEIADIVVDEMGLKSVEYVFKRTTPDGRGWPGDVKLMLLDTKRLESLGWRPKLSSRDAVRKAAREVLGKEH; encoded by the coding sequence ATGAGCAGGTTCATCGTGACAGGGGGAGCTGGCTTCATCGGCAGCCACTTGGTAGACTACCTTGTTGAAAGGCTTAGGGCTGAAGAAGTAATCATCATAGACAACTTGTCATCGGGTTCACTAGTGAACATTAAGGGGCACTTGGAGAAGGGTGTAGCCAGACTAGTGGAGGCCGACCTAGTCAGGGAAGGTGAATGGGTGAAGGCTTTCAGGGATGTCGACATCGTGTTTCACTACGCTGCAAACCCGGAGGTAAGGGTTTCCACCGTGGAGCCAAGGATTCACTTCGACAACAATGTGGTGGCGACTTTCAACGTTCTCGAAGCCATGAGGGTCAGTGATGTTAAAGGGATTGTCTTCGCCAGCAGTTCAACCGTGTACGGGGAGCCCTCTGTCATACCGACACCCGAGGATCATCCATTGAAGCCTATCTCCGTTTACGGCGCCTCGAAACTAGCCTCTGAAGCACTCATCCAGGCCTACTGTGAGCTCTACGGGTTTAAAGCCCTTATACTCCGCTACGCTAACATTATAGGTGCTAGAAGCAACCATGGCGTAATAGTCGACTTCATAAATAAGCTCAGAGCGGATCCTTCAAGGCTAGAGATACTTGGCGATGGAACCCAGAGGAAGAGCTACCTCCATGTCAGTGACGCTGTTGAAGCAACCATGCACCTGGTTGCAAGCAGGCTGGGAGCCGCTAGAGGCGCCGAGGTATATAATATCGGTAACAGGGACTGGGTCACTGTAACCGAGATAGCCGACATAGTCGTGGATGAAATGGGGTTGAAGAGTGTGGAATACGTCTTCAAGAGGACTACTCCTGATGGAAGAGGGTGGCCTGGAGACGTTAAGCTAATGTTGCTAGACACCAAGAGGCTGGAGTCCCTTGGCTGGAGGCCGAAGCTGTCCTCAAGGGATGCAGTGAGGAAGGCTGCAAGAGAGGTACTCGGCAAGGAGCACTGA
- a CDS encoding SLC41A family transporter — MLAVGEVVAGLTLRFNIDLLTAYPVLMIVIPGLMDLRGDVYGAIGYRLTTALHLGEVEPRFFTRFNLFNTLTGYVVSLIVSLELSILGAVLSYVFNMAMMDPVSLLFAVTASTIIVFAILNPVVTASTITLFKKGVDPSGFVAVVVTGVGDALTPFTLLSVSLMLGSLPQLVKAVFVVAVVASIGVAYTYLVRVRQERPVMENTASSIIAASGSSLGGFIAASSLGTLAKAPEVLGVLPAFNALIGASMGHIGNIMNIELHIRGRLSHREYRRRILVEAAATFTSVLAAYVVVLASGSGSTWASSLMVVSLSFIIVYFLSAFTTMYLTLESFKHGWDPDNIVFPLMTTFADFNGYLVVSLILGFILGH, encoded by the coding sequence GTGCTTGCGGTCGGCGAAGTCGTAGCAGGGTTAACGCTACGCTTCAACATAGACTTGTTGACCGCTTACCCAGTGCTAATGATAGTTATACCAGGGTTAATGGATCTACGTGGAGACGTTTACGGGGCCATAGGCTACAGGCTTACAACCGCCCTCCACCTCGGCGAGGTTGAGCCGCGTTTCTTCACCAGGTTCAACCTGTTCAACACGCTTACAGGCTACGTGGTTTCACTCATAGTCTCACTCGAGCTCAGCATCCTAGGAGCGGTTCTCTCATACGTCTTCAACATGGCTATGATGGATCCGGTCTCCCTCCTCTTCGCTGTGACAGCGTCAACAATCATAGTGTTCGCAATACTTAACCCCGTGGTTACTGCCTCCACGATTACGCTATTCAAGAAAGGCGTGGACCCATCCGGGTTCGTCGCGGTGGTCGTCACAGGGGTGGGAGACGCGCTAACCCCTTTCACACTCCTCTCAGTCTCCCTAATGCTCGGTTCCCTACCACAGCTGGTTAAAGCGGTTTTCGTGGTAGCCGTAGTAGCCTCGATTGGAGTGGCCTACACATACCTGGTTAGAGTACGCCAGGAGAGACCGGTTATGGAGAACACGGCATCATCCATTATAGCTGCCTCCGGTAGCAGCCTAGGCGGCTTCATAGCTGCATCAAGCCTGGGAACCCTGGCTAAGGCACCCGAGGTACTCGGTGTTCTTCCAGCATTCAACGCCCTAATAGGTGCGTCGATGGGGCACATCGGGAACATTATGAACATAGAGCTTCATATAAGGGGTCGCCTGTCCCACCGTGAATATAGGCGAAGAATCCTGGTGGAGGCTGCTGCAACATTTACCTCGGTGCTTGCAGCCTATGTAGTCGTATTGGCCTCAGGGAGTGGGTCAACATGGGCATCCTCCCTAATGGTGGTTTCCTTATCATTCATCATAGTCTACTTCCTCTCAGCCTTCACGACAATGTACCTCACCCTTGAGTCGTTCAAGCATGGATGGGATCCAGACAACATAGTGTTCCCGTTGATGACCACCTTCGCAGACTTCAACGGTTACCTCGTGGTATCATTGATACTTGGATTCATCCTAGGCCACTAG
- a CDS encoding ATP-binding cassette domain-containing protein, which yields MNTDDCMVLLRDLWFRYRGGSWILRGVNLCVRRGESILVVGGTGSGKTTLARVLNGVAKWVYGGEFKGYAVVDGLRVDETEPWLLAKRIHVVGQNPYMYFIDPLVRQDLEAYAYSLYGSRELACRAVRKAVESMNISGLLDKYFFELSGGQARRALVAKSMIAGPEVIVFDEPLMWLDDNGVNEFLKLVESLRFMGKTLIFMEHRFIQLLTIVDRVLILRNGVLVDETMEAHMLKHRAKSSLSRTVNIDGAHTVERSDPVVLKAEDIWFNTNGVELLKGVHLVAREGDYTYIYGGNGSGKTTLLRILAGYLKPVKGKVWRRGAAIYVPQNIHLFYTEESVAREIENMCKAVGDRAACLEKGKRVLEELGIDPLLPPFNLSHGQMVKLAVSLAGLRDDVDLVLLDEPFSGLTYTDRVELAESLARLGKTILIAVSSRDMLGYPAGSRTYRLENGVLQEYNQGASPATMYADIAGKLLGGRE from the coding sequence ATGAACACTGATGACTGCATGGTGCTACTTAGGGATCTATGGTTCAGGTACCGGGGAGGGAGCTGGATTCTAAGAGGCGTGAACCTCTGTGTTCGTCGAGGCGAAAGCATACTGGTTGTAGGGGGGACGGGTTCGGGTAAAACCACGCTGGCAAGGGTGCTCAACGGGGTGGCTAAATGGGTATACGGGGGTGAATTCAAAGGGTATGCAGTGGTAGACGGCTTAAGGGTGGATGAGACTGAGCCATGGTTGCTTGCAAAGAGGATACATGTAGTTGGGCAGAACCCCTACATGTACTTCATAGATCCTCTTGTAAGGCAGGACCTGGAGGCCTACGCGTACAGCCTCTACGGGTCCCGTGAACTAGCGTGCAGGGCTGTGCGTAAGGCAGTGGAATCCATGAATATATCCGGGTTGCTTGACAAGTATTTCTTCGAGCTTTCAGGCGGGCAGGCACGCAGGGCACTGGTCGCGAAATCCATGATAGCCGGCCCCGAGGTGATAGTGTTCGATGAGCCATTAATGTGGCTGGACGACAACGGGGTCAACGAGTTCTTAAAGCTCGTTGAATCACTTAGATTCATGGGTAAGACGCTTATATTCATGGAGCACAGGTTCATTCAACTCCTAACCATAGTGGACAGGGTGCTCATCCTGAGAAACGGTGTACTAGTCGATGAGACTATGGAGGCCCACATGCTCAAGCACAGGGCTAAAAGCAGCCTAAGCAGGACAGTAAACATAGATGGTGCCCACACCGTGGAGAGGAGCGATCCAGTGGTATTGAAGGCTGAAGACATCTGGTTCAACACCAACGGAGTCGAACTCTTGAAAGGCGTACACCTCGTGGCACGGGAGGGCGACTATACGTACATATACGGGGGAAACGGCTCCGGTAAGACAACACTGCTCAGGATACTGGCAGGATACTTGAAGCCTGTGAAAGGAAAAGTGTGGAGGAGGGGTGCAGCCATATATGTTCCACAGAACATTCACTTGTTCTACACTGAGGAATCCGTAGCCAGGGAAATCGAGAACATGTGTAAAGCAGTCGGTGACAGAGCCGCCTGCCTCGAGAAAGGCAAAAGAGTTCTCGAGGAGCTGGGTATAGATCCCTTATTGCCGCCGTTCAACCTGTCCCACGGGCAAATGGTAAAGCTGGCTGTTAGTCTAGCAGGGCTCCGCGACGATGTAGACTTAGTGCTACTGGATGAACCATTCTCAGGGCTAACCTATACGGACAGGGTTGAGCTGGCTGAGAGCCTTGCAAGGCTGGGTAAGACTATCCTGATAGCGGTGAGCAGTAGAGATATGCTGGGGTATCCCGCAGGATCCAGGACGTACAGGCTTGAAAACGGGGTTCTACAGGAGTATAACCAGGGTGCATCGCCTGCAACGATGTATGCTGATATAGCTGGTAAACTACTGGGTGGAAGAGAGTGA
- the tsaA gene encoding tRNA (N6-threonylcarbamoyladenosine(37)-N6)-methyltransferase TrmO yields MEIVLKPIGYVRTSLRDEEIRSVFDRSSVRGYIEVLPEYSQGLRGLEGFSHVIIIAYLHKVPYEARSTLLVKPRRLVTLGLKPEELPEVGVFATDSPHRPNPIALTIVELEKIEEDRLYVRGLDLYDGTPVLDIKPYDKGRSIVGFRIPEWLRRLEEKVREKTGLDITP; encoded by the coding sequence TTGGAGATAGTGTTGAAGCCTATAGGATATGTTAGAACCAGTCTCAGGGATGAGGAAATCCGCAGCGTCTTCGATAGGAGTAGCGTACGCGGCTACATAGAGGTGTTACCCGAGTATTCACAGGGCCTCAGGGGGCTTGAAGGCTTCTCACATGTGATCATCATAGCATACCTGCACAAGGTGCCGTATGAAGCTAGAAGCACCCTTCTCGTAAAGCCGCGGAGACTCGTGACGCTGGGCTTGAAGCCTGAGGAGTTGCCGGAGGTAGGCGTGTTCGCCACGGATAGCCCGCATAGACCGAACCCTATAGCTTTAACCATAGTGGAGCTTGAGAAAATAGAGGAGGACAGGCTCTACGTCAGAGGCCTCGACCTCTACGATGGCACACCTGTACTCGATATAAAGCCATATGACAAGGGGAGGTCCATAGTGGGCTTCAGGATACCTGAATGGCTTAGAAGGCTTGAGGAAAAAGTGAGGGAAAAGACCGGTCTAGACATAACGCCTTAG
- a CDS encoding nitroreductase family protein → MSDTILELLKSRRSIRRFKPTPVPLELVLKAIDAARYAPSAKNSQPWRFIIVEDPAIRRRLGEIHAYARPLLNAPLAVIVACVSEESPTSYLLDCANATIYFMLAAHALGLGTVWIQTLRNIGELREILGLPANVTPVSMLAVGYPGESPAPRPRKPLEEIVFLNKYGEPLKT, encoded by the coding sequence TTGAGCGACACCATACTGGAGCTGCTTAAATCCAGGCGTAGTATAAGGAGGTTTAAGCCGACGCCTGTTCCACTGGAGCTCGTCCTGAAAGCTATTGACGCTGCAAGATATGCTCCAAGCGCGAAGAATAGTCAGCCATGGAGGTTCATAATAGTGGAGGACCCGGCTATTCGGCGGAGGCTTGGAGAGATCCATGCGTATGCCAGGCCCTTGTTGAACGCACCTCTAGCTGTTATAGTGGCATGTGTGAGTGAGGAGTCGCCTACCTCCTACCTCCTTGACTGTGCTAATGCAACAATATACTTCATGCTTGCCGCCCACGCCCTCGGCCTGGGCACCGTGTGGATTCAAACCCTCAGGAACATAGGGGAGTTGAGGGAGATACTGGGATTACCCGCTAATGTGACGCCTGTTTCCATGCTTGCCGTCGGATACCCTGGTGAATCCCCTGCTCCAAGGCCGAGGAAACCCTTGGAGGAAATAGTGTTCCTCAACAAGTATGGTGAGCCCTTGAAAACCTAG
- a CDS encoding rhomboid family intramembrane serine protease: protein MVVVPWERSRGMGSSKATTLIVAANIVVYLYTSYRNMFLESTNESIYALGFIPALLFTDPLQGVVRIFTAMFTHADFFHIFFNMYFLWLFGRRIESVIGSRRYLLLYFASGLAAVLFHVAIIPVGGYDSLVVPAVGASGAISGVLGAYLLLFPYARLMWCMFFLFLPYCFPVSTAVFLIIWFAEQVLYGYMRLGGVAYFAHVGGFVAGLALTYVLTRGLVEHYRLNYTYDYIARWLQEIGIVVRKPRGLGGVAKAVLTVLLVLVAAGFAYSVYYTVASPPSTYLLSVTANNASDTVSLVVYRGSVEVSFSSMDYVRILLNRIQTFLYNPSAAGESVEYTHPIFVYVEGLPVPVNPQVSAVYDEAGVIKRGSGVIETRIVIANIYGGARIGGSIKIAFELSTTRIDTAPVLSIAGVMALSITAYSLLSLRRADEIAVVGEEYVETSFL from the coding sequence ATGGTTGTCGTGCCATGGGAGCGTTCAAGGGGTATGGGCTCTTCTAAGGCGACAACGCTAATAGTGGCGGCGAACATCGTCGTATACCTTTACACAAGTTATCGAAACATGTTCCTTGAGTCTACGAATGAAAGCATCTACGCCCTAGGCTTCATACCCGCATTACTCTTCACCGACCCCTTGCAGGGTGTTGTAAGAATATTCACAGCAATGTTCACGCATGCAGACTTCTTCCACATATTCTTCAACATGTACTTCCTATGGCTCTTCGGTAGAAGAATCGAGAGCGTCATCGGCTCCCGGAGATACCTACTCCTCTACTTTGCCTCAGGGCTTGCAGCAGTGTTATTCCATGTAGCCATAATCCCGGTCGGCGGATACGACTCGCTAGTAGTACCGGCGGTTGGGGCGTCGGGTGCTATAAGCGGGGTGCTGGGAGCCTACCTGCTGCTCTTCCCCTATGCAAGGCTCATGTGGTGCATGTTCTTCCTGTTCCTGCCATACTGCTTCCCGGTTTCAACAGCTGTCTTCCTCATAATATGGTTCGCTGAGCAAGTACTCTACGGCTACATGAGGCTCGGCGGTGTAGCATACTTCGCACATGTAGGTGGCTTCGTAGCAGGCCTCGCCTTGACATATGTGCTTACAAGGGGCCTCGTCGAGCACTACAGGTTGAACTATACATACGATTACATTGCGAGATGGCTACAGGAAATAGGCATAGTTGTCAGGAAGCCCCGTGGACTAGGAGGAGTCGCCAAGGCGGTTCTCACAGTCCTCCTCGTGCTCGTTGCAGCCGGCTTCGCCTACAGCGTCTACTATACTGTAGCATCTCCCCCATCCACATACCTCCTCTCGGTCACTGCAAACAATGCCAGCGACACAGTGTCACTCGTGGTCTACCGTGGCAGCGTGGAGGTCTCATTTAGTAGCATGGATTATGTGAGAATACTGTTGAACAGGATTCAAACCTTCCTCTACAACCCTTCGGCCGCTGGAGAATCCGTGGAGTACACGCACCCTATATTTGTGTACGTAGAGGGGTTACCGGTGCCCGTGAACCCCCAGGTATCCGCCGTATATGATGAAGCAGGCGTGATCAAGCGTGGAAGCGGCGTCATAGAGACACGGATTGTTATCGCCAACATTTATGGAGGAGCTAGGATAGGTGGAAGCATAAAGATAGCGTTTGAGCTTTCAACCACGAGGATAGATACGGCACCCGTGTTGAGCATCGCGGGAGTAATGGCGCTCAGCATCACAGCATACTCCCTGCTCTCCCTTAGGAGGGCTGATGAGATAGCGGTGGTCGGCGAGGAATACGTTGAGACCTCATTCCTCTAG